Within the Streptomyces sp. NBC_00554 genome, the region ACCGAGCGCCGTGAACTGGGCGCAGTAGTCGGTCACCGACGCCGGGGACAGTCCGGTCAGCCGGGCGACGGTGCTTCGGGCGACCGGTCCGTGGTCCAGCACGGACCGCAGGATGACACTGGCGCTGGTCCTGCGGCGCGCGCTGTCGGCGGCTCGGGTCCGCGGTGGTGCCGCGGTACGGGGCATGGAGAGCATGGGGAACTTCCTCGGGGCTGGTCCGACACTGCGCCGTCTTCGTATCGGCGAGCCGGATCCGCTCCGTCCCGCCCTACACCGTGCGGCGACAGGTGGCCGTGCCCTGGCGACGCAGGTCGACATAGCGACGCGACGCGAAGTTCTCAGCCTGGGCAACCATGGGGTGAAGGGTAGGGCTTGTCCGGCGGATCCTGCTAGGGGCGGTTTTCTTCGGGGGAGAGTCTTCAGCCCGTCCGGCGTTTGAGGACGAGCGCGTCAGCGCGACAGGGGGGTCTGGGGGCGCAGCCCCCAGGTACGGGACGGGTAGGGGCGGAGGGGGCGAAAAAACGCTTTGGCGGGACCCAACAGTCCCGCCGCCCCCCACCCCGTGGGCAAACCGTCCCCACCTCAGTGACCAGCATCACGCCCCCACGGGTGTACACCGCACGCTTTGTCAGAAGCCAACCAACCCCCGGTTCCCCCCTTTGTCGACCGCTGACGGTGATCGCCCGCACACCCCTGGGATAGCGTCACCGTGTCCCGAACCTGCCGCCACCCCGCCGGAGTCCCCATGAGCACCGCTGCCGCCCCCACCCGCACGGGCATCCGCCCCGGCGAGGTCCTCGCCGACCTGCTCCCCGCCTCCCGCGTCAGGGACACCGCCCTGGTCCTCGGCGGCGCCGCCCTCACCGGCCTCGCCGCCCAGATCTCCCTCCCCGTCCCGGGCTCCCCGGTCCCGGTGACCGGCCAGACCTTCGCGGCACTCCTGGTAGGCACCGCGCTCGGCACCCGCCGCGGCTTCCTGTCGCTCGCGGTGTACGCGCTCGTCGGCATGGCGGGCGTGCCGTGGTTCGCCGGCGGCGGCTCCGGCACCGCCGCCCCGTCCTTCGGCTACATCCTCGGCATGCTCCTGGCCGCCACCGTCGTGGGCGCCCTCGCCCGCCGCGGCGCCGACCGCTCCGTGCTGCGCACGGCGGGCACGATGCTGCTCGGCGAGGCGATCATCTACGCGATCGGCGTCCCGTACCTGGCCCTCGCCACCGGCATGTCGGCGAGCGCCGCGATCGCGGCCGGCCTGACCCCGTTCCTGATCGGCGACGCCCTGAAGGCGGCCCTGGCGATGGGCGTGCTGCCCACGGCCTGGAAGTTCCTCAACCGCTGAGGTTCAGCCGACGATGTTGTAGTTCCTGTTGAAGAGGTTCGCCGGGTCGTACTCCGACTTCAACCCGGCGAGCCTCTTCCGCGTTCCGGCGTCCCCGTACAGCCCCTCCGTACGATCCCCCGCCCCGAACGCGAAGTTGAGCGCCCGCCCGACCGCCCACGGCGCGAGCCGCTCGAACGCCGGATCCAGCACCTCGCGGGCCGTGCCCCGGTCGCCCATCGCCAACAGCCGCACCAGGAACCGCCCTTCGCGGTGCGGAACGGAGTTCGGCGCCGGAGCGGCCAGCGCTCCGCCCAAGTGGTTGATCTGCACGACGCACATCACGGGCGCCTCCGGCCCGGCCAGGGCGAGAAGCCCGGCCGCCGCATCGACGTCCAGCTCGCGCAGCACCGAGCTGTCGCCGTAGTACGTATGCGGGAAGGCGGGGTCGCTGTGGATGGTGTGGCTGTCCGTGTACGGCATCTCGCGCAGCGAATCCGCGAGCACCGGGCCGATCTCCCGCAGCGGGGCGACGAGTTGATCCCCGTCGGCACCCGTGTAGGCCACGCGTACGGAGACGACGTACCGCCCCCGCAGCCGGTCCGGTATCGCGGGGACGTCCGGGTACGGAACGGCCGCGAACGACGAGGTCAGCCCGTCCGGCACGGTCCGCGTCCACCGCTCGTACGCCCGCAGCACCGCCCCCGGACCGACTTCGCGCCCGTCGAAGGAGACCGAGCCGCCGTACAGCCGCGCCACCGGCACGAGGCCGATCTCCATCCCCGTCACGACGCCGAAGTTGTGGCCGCCGCCGAGCAGCGCCCAGTACAGGTCCGCCTCCGCCTCCGGTGTGACATGGCGGAGCCGGCCGTCGGCGGTCACGACATCCAGTGCGCGCACATGGTCGGCCGCGTACCCGAACTCCCTTGCCAGGATGCCGAGTCCACCGCTCAGCGTGTACGAGACGGCGCCCACACCCGGCGCCGAACCGTTCAACGGGGCGAGCCCGTAAGGCCCGGCAGCCGCGACCACCTGCCCCCAGCGGACGCCCGCCTCGACGTGGACGGTGCGCGCCTCAGGGTCGACGGTCACCTTGTCCATGCGCTTCGTCGTGATCAGTACGCCGCCCTCTGCCTCGCCGGGCAGCCCGTGCCCGGTGGCCTGGATGCCGACCGGCAGGCCCTCGGCGGCGGCGTACCGCACCGCGGCGGCCACGTCGGCGGCCGAGGAGACGGCGTGAATCACGGCGGGCCGCTGCGTGAAACCGGTCTGGAAACCGGCGAGTTCCTCGTCGTACCCGGCGTCGCCGGGACGGAGGACGAGCTGATTCGCCTTGCTGTCCACGATGTTCATGCCGGCCATCGTGGGTCCATAACCTGACATGTGCCGTCAGGTTTTCTCATCGATCAGGGGGTGGGAGCCGGGCCCGGCTCCCACCCCCTGATCTTCAACTCAGTGCTGCTGCGGCTGCCTACGGACCCACCACAGGCCCGCCGCCCCCGCCGAGACCAGCGCCGCGCCCGCCGCGCCGAGCGGCAGGACATCGCTCACGGGGCCGGTGCTCGGCAACTCGTCACCACCCGGTGCCACCGGAGTGTTGTCGGTGCCGAGCAGCAACGGGGTGGCCGGGGCGTTCGGCGACGGGTTCGTCGTACCGAACGGCACCGGGCCCTGCTGCCAGTACGTCTTCGCTCCGTCGCTCGTCTGCACCGGCAGACAGATCTTTCCGGTCTTGCTCAGATCGAAGGTGGCGTCGACGTCGTACGACTGCGACTTACCGGCCGCGAGATTGCCGACGGCACAACTGAAACCACTGTTCGATCCCTCGGGAAGATCCCCTTCGGCTATGGCGTCACAGCCCTTTACGTCTTTGACCGTCATGCCGTCGAAACCGACCACCAAAAGCCTGATGTCGCCGCTTTCCTTGGTCCCTTCGTTCTTTACCGTGGCGGTAAGTGCCGTCTTTTGTGAACTGTTGTCGACGGAGATCTTCTCCGGCAGCAGCGTGGTCAGCTTTACACCCGCCGGTGCCTCGTCAACCGCCTTTCCCCCCTCACTGCTCCCCGGGCCCTGGTCGTCCGCCACGGCGGTGTAGGAAAGGATCATCACGGCCGAGAAAGATGCCGTGAGCAGCGATCCAGCGATGATCGTCGTGCGACGAGAACTCATGTTCGTCCCCCTTGGCTGCGCCTGAATTCGCAGTACTTGAAGAGGTACCACAAGATTTCTCCGCACTATGCTGGTACGGCATGAAGTGTGACCATTGTGTTTCCGAGTGGTGCAGTTGTGACGGGTGATTGCGATGGGTGTTGAGGGGGTGCGGGGATTGTCGGGGAATGTGCGGGGCGGTGTTCCGGGATTATTGGTGACGGGGCGTTATCGGCTGGTCGAGAGCATTGGGCAGGGGGGAATGGGGCGGGTGTGGCGAGCCGCCGACGACATGCTCGACCGGCAGGTCGCGGTCAAGGAAATGCGGATAGACGGACTCGATCCGGAGGACACGCGTACCCGCAGGGAACGCACCTTGCGCGAGGCCAGGGCCACGGCCAGGATCGACCACCCCAATGTCGTACGCATCTATGACGTCGTGGACGAGGGCGAGCGGCTCTGGATCGTCATGGAACTGGTCGCCGGCCGCTCGCTGGAGCAGATCGTGGTGGAGGACGGGCCGCTCAGCACCCGCGAGGCGGCCCGTATCGGACTCGAACTGGTTGTGGCGCTGCGCCAGGTGCACGCCGGGGGAGTGCTGCACCGGGACATCAAGCCGGGCAACGTGCTGGTCGAGCGGAGCGGTCACCACCGGGTCGTCCTCACCGACTTCGGCATCGCCGCGATCCAGGACACGAAGGCGCTCACCATGGCCGGGATGCTGGTCGGCTCCCCCGACTACATGGCGCCCGAACGCGTCTCCGGCCACCCGCAGGGCCCGCCGTCCGACGTGTGGTCCCTGGGCGCGACCCTCTGCGCGGCACTCGGCGGCCGTTCCCCCTTCTCCCGCTCCACCACCCTGGCCACCCTGCACGCAGTCCTGTACGAGGAGCCCGAACTCCCCGCCTCCGTGGGCGACTTGCGGGACATCCTGGCCGCCATCCTGGAGAAGGAGCCGTCCACGCGCCCCGGTCTGGAGGAACTCGAGGCGGAACTCGGACAGTTGGTGTTCCCGGGGCCGGAACCGGGACCGGGACCGGAGGCGGGACGGAACGGTCCTGGGCCGGACGCGGGACCCGTCGCCGAGCCGGCGCTCGAAGAGCCGGAAGCCGCGCCGCCACCCGTTCCACCGGTCCACGTCGAGTCGCCCACGCCCGTACTCCTGGACGCGGAGTTCATGGGGGAGGTGCGGAAGCCGGAGCCCCCGCATGATTCCGCGGCGGAGCCCGAGCCGGAACCCGCGGACGCGCCGGAACTCGACCCCGTGCAGGACGCGATACCGGCGCAGCGCACCCCGGCGCGGAAGAGTTCACTCGACTTCAAGAAGCCCCGGCCCGAGCCGCCACCGGTCCCAAGCGCCGAAGCGGCAGCGGAAACCCCGGCGGAGGCCCCCGCCGTCCCGGACACCCGGAACACGTCCAACGCGTCGAGTGCCTCCAACGCCTCCACCGAAGTCCCCTCCGAACTGCGCGCGGAGGTCGGCTCGACAACCCCCTCGGTCTCCCGCTCGGCGGAGGCGGTGACGGAGGCCCAGTTCTCGACGGTGCCCGCCCACACGGCGATGCCGCCCGGCGAACTCCCCGGCCCCGCAGTACCCGCCGGGCCCCCCGGCCCGCGCCGGAGCAGGCGCGGTCTGTGGCTGGCCGCCGCGAGCGGTGTGGTCGCGGCGGGAGTGGCCGTCTGGCTGGTCGTCGCGGTGATCGGCGGACCGCCCGACGACAACAACGCGGGCTCCCCGACGTCGTCCGCGACCACCGGCCCGACGGGCAGCGCATCGCCCACCGTCGAAGGCACCTCACGCCCGCCCAGCCTGCCCCCGGGAGCACACCGCGAGGCCGGCGGGTACGCGTGGGTGACGCCCAAGGGCTGGCGGCGGGACCTGAAGACGGGCTCGGAGGTGCACTACACCTCGCCCGACGGCAAGCAGGAGATCGCGGCCAAGTCCTCCCTCGCCAAGGGGAACCTCATGGACACCTGGGAGACCTCGGAGCAGAACGCCCGCCAGGGGCAGGGCTACCGGAAGATCCGCCTGGAGGAGACGACCTTCCGGGGCCGGCCCGCGATCGTCTGGGAGTACCTCTTCACGCTCCAAGGAGTGGGCTGGCACGCCCAGTTGCTCGGCTTCGACGCCGACGGGAAGTCGTACCAGATCAACACCTGGTACCAGCCGGACATCGAGGCCCAGGCGCTCCAGGTCTATGAGCAGGTCAAGAAGACCTTCACCGTGCTGTGAGCGGGGATGTGAGCCGAGGCGCGAAAAGGGAGAAAAGGGAGGGGCCCCGAGGCGAAGACGAACGCCACGGGGCCCCTCCCTACTGCCTTTGGACCGGCCTCAGCCGACCTTCACCGGAGCTTCGTCGCGGGGATCGTCAGCCACCTGGTGGACGTACGGCGCGCCCGCTCCCCTCTTCTGCCGGATCACGGCGATCGCGAGCACCACCGCCGCGACGAGCAGGGACAGCAGGACCGTCTCCCGGCCGTCGTGCTCCGTGTCGGTCAGCATGTAGCCGAGCACGAACACGATCAGCGCGGCCGTCGCCCAGGTCAGATACGGGTACAGCCACATCTTCACGACCAGCTTCTCCGGCGACTCGCGCTGGATGATCTTCCGCATCCGCAGCTGCGAGAAGCAGATGACGAGCCAGACGAACAGGGCGACCGCACCGGACGAGTTGACCAGGAAGAGGAAGATCGTCTTCGGGTACGCGTAGTTGAAGAAGACGGCCACGAAACCGAAGACGACCGACGCCAGGATCGCGGCCATCGGCACACCACGCGAGGTGGTCTTCGCGAACACCTTCGGCGCGTCCCGCCGCTGTCCGAGCGAGAACGCCATCCGGGAGGCCGTGTAGAGCCCGGAGTTGAGGCAGGACAGTACGGAGGTCAGCACGATGAAGTTCATGATCTGACCGGCGTGCGCGATACCGAGGGAGTCGAGGGCGGCGACGTACGAGCCCTGCTCCTTGATCGACGGGTCGTTCCACGGCAGCAGCGCCACGACCACGAAGATCGAGCCGAGGTAGAAGACGCCGACGCGCCAGATGATGCTGTTGGTGGACTTGGTGACGGCGCGCTGCGGGTCCTCGGACTCGCCGGCGGCGAGGGTCGCGATCTCACTGCCCATGAAGGAGAAGACGACCAGGAGCACACCGGTCAGGATGGCGCCGGGCCCGTTGGGCAGGAAGCCGCCGTGGCCGGTGAGATTCCCGAGTCCGGCCTGCTCGGCGTCGACACCCGGCAGCACACCGAAGACGGCGAGCCCGCCGATCACGACGAACGCGCTGATCGCCACGACCTTGATCCCGGCGAACCAGAACTCGAACTCGCCGTACGACCCGACGGAGACGAGGTTGGTCGCGGTGAGGACGACCATCACGATGAGCGCCCACCCCCACTGGGGAACGGCGGGGATCCACCCTTCGAGGATATTGGCCCCGGCGGTGGCCTCGACGGCGAGCACGACCACCCAGAAGAACCAGTACAGCCAGCCGATCGAGAACCCGGCCCAGCGCCCGAGCGCCCGGTCGGCGTGCGCGGAGAACGAACCGGACGTCGGATTCGCGGCGGACATCTCACCGAGCATCCGCATGACAAGGACGACGAGCGTCCCGACCAAGGCATAAGAGAGGAGGATGCCGGGCCCGGCGGTGGCGATACCGGAGCTGGAGCCCACGAAGAGCCCGGCTCCGATGACACCGCCGATGGCGATCATCGACAGATGACGGTTCTTGAGTCCGGCCTGGAGGCCGCCACCGGGTTCTCCGGGGCCTCCGGGGCCGCTTGCGGCCTTCGTGGGGGTCGGCTGCGAGGTCATGTAGGGGGATTCCTTTTCGCCGGACGAGCAGATAACCCGTACGAGTGGTGTCAGTGGGGCGTACGAGCCGGTCCAGTGAATCGGAGGTAAAGGAATTCTTGAACCTTTGAATCCAGATCGTTACTTGAGGTTTCCTTGAGGTTCTATGGTGTTGCTCGCAGATTTCGCTGGTGGCACCCGGCGAGGCCGATCCGAAACAGCCGTGTCACACTCGGAGCATGCGCGTGTATCTCGGCTCCGATCATGCCGGTCTCGAACTCAAGAACCACCTCGTCGAGTGGCTCAAGGCCGCCGGGCACGAGCCCGTCGACTGCGGGCCCCTCATCTACGACGCCCAGGACGACTACCCGCCCTTCTGCCTCCGCGCCGCGGAGCGGACAGCGGCGGACCCCGACTCCCTCGGCATCGTGATCGGCGGCTCCGGCAACGGCGAGCAGATCGCCGCGAACAAGGTGGCCGGCGTGCGTGCCGCCCTCGCCTGGAGCGAGGAGACCGCCTCCCTGGGTCGCCAGCACAACAACGCCAACGTCGTCGCCGTAGGCGCCCGCATGCACTCCGAGGAAGAGGCGACCAAGTTCGTCGAGACCTTCCTCAACACCCCGTTCTCCGGCGACGAACGCCACATCCGCCGCATCAACATGCTCACGGCCTACGAGACGACGGGCGACCTGCCGCCGATCCCGGCGCATCACCCGCAGGGCGACTAGGTTTTCAGCAGTCCCGATCCCCCGCCCACCCGCGGGGGCGGGGGAGATCTTTCAGCCCGTCCGGCGTTTGAGGACGAGCGCGTCAGCGCGACTGCGCGACAGGGGGGTCTGGGGGCGCAGCCCCCAGGTACGGGACGGGTAGGGGCGGAGGGGGCGAAAACCCCTGTGCCCCGCCCGAGCACACACGGGAGGACCCGTGCCCGAAGGGCACACGATTCACCGCCTGGCCGAGGACTACGAGGCCAGGTTCGCCGGCGGGGCCACCCGCGTAACCAGCCCGCAGGGCAAGTTCGCAGACGCCGCAGCCCTCCTCGACGGCACCGAATTCGACACCGCCGACGCCCACGGCAAACACCTCTTCCTGCACTTCGGCGCCGAGGACTGGATCCACATCCACCTCGGCCTCTTCGGCAAGGTCAACTTCGGCGACGCCCCCGCACCCCCGCCCACGGACACCGTCCGCCTCCGCCTCGCCAACCCCACCGCGTACGTCGACCTCCGCGGCCCCACCACCTGCGCCCTGATCACGGACGACGAGAAGCAGGCGATACACGACCGCCTGGGCCCGGACCCCCTCCGCCAGGACGCCGACCCGTCAGCCGCGTACCACCGCATCTCCCGCAGCCGTACGACGATCGCCGCCCTCCTCATGGACCAGAAGATCATCGCGGGCGTGGGCAACGTCTACCGCGCCGAAGTCCTCTTCCGGCACGGCATCGACCCGTACCGCACCGGCAGGGACATCACCCCCGCCGAGTGGGAAGCGATCTGGACCGACCTCGTGGACCTGATGCGCGAGGGCGTCCGCAACAACCGCATCGACACCGTCCGCCCGGAACACACCCCCGAGGCCATGGCCCGCCCGCCGCGCGTCGACGACCACGGCGGCGAGGTGTACGTGTACCGCAGGGCACACCTGCCCTGCCACATCTGTGGCGGCGAGATCCGCACCGCCGATCTCGCCGCCCGCAACCTCTTCTGGTGCCCGACCTGCCAGAAAGCCTGACCCGGCCGGTCTAGAACCCGTGCGGCAGCCACGGAGCCACCGCCGAGGAGAACCCCACCGAGGCCTCCGTCAGCGCACCCTGGCGCAGCTCCCGCACCCGGCCCGCCGCCCCCAGCGAGGCCAGGGGCATCCCACCCAGATACGCCGCCCCCAACTCCCGTACGGACAGCGCGAGATCGGCCGCGTCCTCCGTACGCACGCAGGACGCGCCCTTCGCGTCACCCGTGAGCCGCCAACGCCCCTCGTTCCAGGGGCAGAACGCGTCCTCGACCTCGAACACCAGGTCCACCGGCGCCTGATACGTCCGCGCCTCCAGCGCGGCGCCGACATCGACGAGCCGCACATGCAGCGCGTCCCTCAGCCGCAGATTGCAGCGGCGGATGTCGGACACCATGTGCTGCCAGGCCTCGTCGACGGGCCGGCCGCGGGTGCGGAGCCTGGACGTCAGGTCGATCTCGAAGAGGAACCGCCACAGCGCGCCCTGCACCGCCGGGTCCAGACCCTCCAGCTCCTCGAGCACGACCGCGCTCCTGGGCCCGGACGGTTCCCACTCCGGCTTGACCCGGTACCGGGCGTAGCCCACGACCTCGTCGTCCCGCTCGGCGACCACGCACTGCAACGGCGAAGCGCCGTCCCGCTCGCCCTCCGGGTCGAGCAGCCCCACCTGCTCCCAGCCGGCCCGCCGCGCCAGCATGCCCGGACGCCCCGGTACCAGCCGCGCGTACACCGCCTCGCACGCGTCGAGGACATCGGCCGGTGCCGCGTACCGCAGGCGTACGTCGTCGGTGCCGGGCGGTACGGACAGTTGTACGCGGCTGGTCTCGATCTCGGCGTTGAGCTGATACGTCGCGATGCCGTAGCCGAACCGGCCGTAGATCGCCGGCTCCGACGCCGTCAGCACCGCGAGCGGTTCGCCCCACGAGCGGATGTCGTCCAGCTGGCGCCGCATCATGGACCTCAGCACCCCGCGCCGCCGGTGCGTGGCCGCGACGCTCACCATCGTGATGCCCGCGGCCGGTACGGAGGCGCCGCCCGGCACCGTGACGCGGAAGCTGAACGCGCCCGCCGTGCCCACCACCTGGTCGCCGTCCCAGACTCCGATGGAACGGTCGTACTCTGTAAGCACGTTGTAAAGTCCGCGCTCGTCGGACGACTCCGGCACTCCGCCGAAGGCGCGGACCAGGTTGTCGTACCACGCGTTCCACTCGGTCTGCTGAAGTACCCGCACGTCAGTCGTCATAGGCCATGACTACCAGGGCAATGCGGTACGAGCCAGGGAATTTCTCCCCACCGTCGCGGAGGCCCTGTGCGAGGTCTTCCAAGACGTCTTCGCCGGCGCCTTCCGTGACGTCTACTGGACGTCTGCTGGACGTCTTCTGTGGATTTCTCTGTGAAGTTGAGCGCTCGGACGGGGGACAAGTGGGACCTCCCGTGCCAAGCACCTGGTCCGATGGATAGGGTCCCGAACTAATGGCAGCAGGACGAGAGCGGCGCGCGGAGGCCGATACGTTCACGGCCCGGTTGAAGAAGCAGGCGCACCGGGCCCGCACCGGCCTGCGCAGATCCGCCGTCGACTACTTCCGCGGCGACGGGTCCGACTGGATCGCGCTGGCCGGTCTGCTGCTGACGATCCCGCTCATCGCGGCCACCACGCTGGCGAACTCGGTGTGGTGCTCACCGGCCGCCCTGGTCCTCCCGATCGTGGCGGGCGGCCTGCTGCTGCGTCCCGCCAGCCTGCTGGGCCTGTACGCCGCGGCCGCCACCGCGCTGATAGTGGAGTCCGTGGAGCTCGGCCCGTACACGGAGGGTCCGTCCCGGGTTACGCCGGGTGTGGTTCTCGTCGTCGCGGCCTGTGGCTTCTTCGGACTGCTGATCGCGCAGTTCAGGAGCCGGGTCGGGGTGCCGTGGCGACGCGGCGGAACCATGCTCTTCGACCTGCGCGAACGCATCCGGGTGCAGAGCAAGCTGCCGCAGCTGCCGTTGGGCTGGCACCGGGAGATGGCGCTGCGGCCGGCCGGCGGGCAGTCGTTCTCGGGCGACTTCGTGGTGGCGGCGCGGACGAACGGTGGCCGGACGCTGGAGGTCGTCCTTACGGACGTCTCGGGCAAGGGCATGGACGCGGGGTCGCGTGCGCTGCTGTTGTCGGGGGCGTTCGGTGGCCTCCTGGGGTCGCTTCCCCCGCACGCGTTCCTCACCGCCGCGAACGGCTATCTCCTTCGCCAGGACTGGGACGAGGGGTTCGCCACGTCGATCCACCTGGTCCTCGACCTCGACTCGGGCGACTACGAGCTCTTCTCCGCCGGGCACCCGCCTGGGCTCCAGCTCAGCGCGGGCAGCGGGCGCTGGGAGGA harbors:
- a CDS encoding biotin transporter BioY, with the translated sequence MSTAAAPTRTGIRPGEVLADLLPASRVRDTALVLGGAALTGLAAQISLPVPGSPVPVTGQTFAALLVGTALGTRRGFLSLAVYALVGMAGVPWFAGGGSGTAAPSFGYILGMLLAATVVGALARRGADRSVLRTAGTMLLGEAIIYAIGVPYLALATGMSASAAIAAGLTPFLIGDALKAALAMGVLPTAWKFLNR
- a CDS encoding FAD-binding oxidoreductase; the encoded protein is MNIVDSKANQLVLRPGDAGYDEELAGFQTGFTQRPAVIHAVSSAADVAAAVRYAAAEGLPVGIQATGHGLPGEAEGGVLITTKRMDKVTVDPEARTVHVEAGVRWGQVVAAAGPYGLAPLNGSAPGVGAVSYTLSGGLGILAREFGYAADHVRALDVVTADGRLRHVTPEAEADLYWALLGGGHNFGVVTGMEIGLVPVARLYGGSVSFDGREVGPGAVLRAYERWTRTVPDGLTSSFAAVPYPDVPAIPDRLRGRYVVSVRVAYTGADGDQLVAPLREIGPVLADSLREMPYTDSHTIHSDPAFPHTYYGDSSVLRELDVDAAAGLLALAGPEAPVMCVVQINHLGGALAAPAPNSVPHREGRFLVRLLAMGDRGTAREVLDPAFERLAPWAVGRALNFAFGAGDRTEGLYGDAGTRKRLAGLKSEYDPANLFNRNYNIVG
- a CDS encoding LPXTG cell wall anchor domain-containing protein; protein product: MSSRRTTIIAGSLLTASFSAVMILSYTAVADDQGPGSSEGGKAVDEAPAGVKLTTLLPEKISVDNSSQKTALTATVKNEGTKESGDIRLLVVGFDGMTVKDVKGCDAIAEGDLPEGSNSGFSCAVGNLAAGKSQSYDVDATFDLSKTGKICLPVQTSDGAKTYWQQGPVPFGTTNPSPNAPATPLLLGTDNTPVAPGGDELPSTGPVSDVLPLGAAGAALVSAGAAGLWWVRRQPQQH
- a CDS encoding serine/threonine-protein kinase, translated to MTGRYRLVESIGQGGMGRVWRAADDMLDRQVAVKEMRIDGLDPEDTRTRRERTLREARATARIDHPNVVRIYDVVDEGERLWIVMELVAGRSLEQIVVEDGPLSTREAARIGLELVVALRQVHAGGVLHRDIKPGNVLVERSGHHRVVLTDFGIAAIQDTKALTMAGMLVGSPDYMAPERVSGHPQGPPSDVWSLGATLCAALGGRSPFSRSTTLATLHAVLYEEPELPASVGDLRDILAAILEKEPSTRPGLEELEAELGQLVFPGPEPGPGPEAGRNGPGPDAGPVAEPALEEPEAAPPPVPPVHVESPTPVLLDAEFMGEVRKPEPPHDSAAEPEPEPADAPELDPVQDAIPAQRTPARKSSLDFKKPRPEPPPVPSAEAAAETPAEAPAVPDTRNTSNASSASNASTEVPSELRAEVGSTTPSVSRSAEAVTEAQFSTVPAHTAMPPGELPGPAVPAGPPGPRRSRRGLWLAAASGVVAAGVAVWLVVAVIGGPPDDNNAGSPTSSATTGPTGSASPTVEGTSRPPSLPPGAHREAGGYAWVTPKGWRRDLKTGSEVHYTSPDGKQEIAAKSSLAKGNLMDTWETSEQNARQGQGYRKIRLEETTFRGRPAIVWEYLFTLQGVGWHAQLLGFDADGKSYQINTWYQPDIEAQALQVYEQVKKTFTVL
- a CDS encoding amino acid permease, with amino-acid sequence MTSQPTPTKAASGPGGPGEPGGGLQAGLKNRHLSMIAIGGVIGAGLFVGSSSGIATAGPGILLSYALVGTLVVLVMRMLGEMSAANPTSGSFSAHADRALGRWAGFSIGWLYWFFWVVVLAVEATAGANILEGWIPAVPQWGWALIVMVVLTATNLVSVGSYGEFEFWFAGIKVVAISAFVVIGGLAVFGVLPGVDAEQAGLGNLTGHGGFLPNGPGAILTGVLLVVFSFMGSEIATLAAGESEDPQRAVTKSTNSIIWRVGVFYLGSIFVVVALLPWNDPSIKEQGSYVAALDSLGIAHAGQIMNFIVLTSVLSCLNSGLYTASRMAFSLGQRRDAPKVFAKTTSRGVPMAAILASVVFGFVAVFFNYAYPKTIFLFLVNSSGAVALFVWLVICFSQLRMRKIIQRESPEKLVVKMWLYPYLTWATAALIVFVLGYMLTDTEHDGRETVLLSLLVAAVVLAIAVIRQKRGAGAPYVHQVADDPRDEAPVKVG
- a CDS encoding ribose-5-phosphate isomerase, with protein sequence MRVYLGSDHAGLELKNHLVEWLKAAGHEPVDCGPLIYDAQDDYPPFCLRAAERTAADPDSLGIVIGGSGNGEQIAANKVAGVRAALAWSEETASLGRQHNNANVVAVGARMHSEEEATKFVETFLNTPFSGDERHIRRINMLTAYETTGDLPPIPAHHPQGD
- a CDS encoding Fpg/Nei family DNA glycosylase; this encodes MPEGHTIHRLAEDYEARFAGGATRVTSPQGKFADAAALLDGTEFDTADAHGKHLFLHFGAEDWIHIHLGLFGKVNFGDAPAPPPTDTVRLRLANPTAYVDLRGPTTCALITDDEKQAIHDRLGPDPLRQDADPSAAYHRISRSRTTIAALLMDQKIIAGVGNVYRAEVLFRHGIDPYRTGRDITPAEWEAIWTDLVDLMREGVRNNRIDTVRPEHTPEAMARPPRVDDHGGEVYVYRRAHLPCHICGGEIRTADLAARNLFWCPTCQKA
- a CDS encoding GNAT family N-acetyltransferase, with protein sequence MTTDVRVLQQTEWNAWYDNLVRAFGGVPESSDERGLYNVLTEYDRSIGVWDGDQVVGTAGAFSFRVTVPGGASVPAAGITMVSVAATHRRRGVLRSMMRRQLDDIRSWGEPLAVLTASEPAIYGRFGYGIATYQLNAEIETSRVQLSVPPGTDDVRLRYAAPADVLDACEAVYARLVPGRPGMLARRAGWEQVGLLDPEGERDGASPLQCVVAERDDEVVGYARYRVKPEWEPSGPRSAVVLEELEGLDPAVQGALWRFLFEIDLTSRLRTRGRPVDEAWQHMVSDIRRCNLRLRDALHVRLVDVGAALEARTYQAPVDLVFEVEDAFCPWNEGRWRLTGDAKGASCVRTEDAADLALSVRELGAAYLGGMPLASLGAAGRVRELRQGALTEASVGFSSAVAPWLPHGF
- a CDS encoding PP2C family protein-serine/threonine phosphatase, producing MAAGRERRAEADTFTARLKKQAHRARTGLRRSAVDYFRGDGSDWIALAGLLLTIPLIAATTLANSVWCSPAALVLPIVAGGLLLRPASLLGLYAAAATALIVESVELGPYTEGPSRVTPGVVLVVAACGFFGLLIAQFRSRVGVPWRRGGTMLFDLRERIRVQSKLPQLPLGWHREMALRPAGGQSFSGDFVVAARTNGGRTLEVVLTDVSGKGMDAGSRALLLSGAFGGLLGSLPPHAFLTAANGYLLRQDWDEGFATSIHLVLDLDSGDYELFSAGHPPGLQLSAGSGRWEEKAAEGPLLGVYDGAQFDPVKGSLRPGDVLMLFTDGLVETSERDIVEGIDRLTGEADRYVAGGFHGAAWHLIEAVAKDVNDDRALLLICREGGAAAAAAVV